From Prosthecobacter sp., the proteins below share one genomic window:
- a CDS encoding 6-phosphofructokinase, translating to MTPTFPEQSVAVLFSGGDSPGMNAFLRAIVRLGLNREKIAVLGIRDGYRGLVRTARAVNGDAEALVRLKKDIATHTGRAGLISEQLHVIQMDHASVSGIMGKGGTILGSARCLEFHEKEVRTKVIQLLKDLNVRALVVVGGDGSLTGARLLAQESDLRVIGIPATIDNDLQFTDMALGVDTAVNTLVWAVDHFIDTARSHRRVMVLETMGRASGDLARMAGLASGAEMIITPEGGALNDEAMKKLAAKIEGAMTRGRGHAIVLVAEGVEFDPPQKRNRAYVLMDAFQEYFQRSGAPFPDLEVRPSVLGHLQRGGHTTPQDCILAARFADCAWKSIQTANAGSGITALRKNVIEIVPYGEPDMPERAAFSREMEQLHDDLSSW from the coding sequence ATGACCCCCACTTTCCCCGAACAATCCGTCGCCGTTCTCTTCAGCGGCGGCGACTCGCCTGGCATGAACGCTTTCCTACGCGCCATCGTGCGCCTGGGCCTGAACCGCGAAAAAATCGCCGTGCTCGGCATTCGTGACGGCTATCGCGGCCTGGTGCGCACCGCGCGCGCCGTGAATGGTGATGCCGAGGCGCTGGTGCGTTTGAAAAAGGACATCGCCACGCACACGGGCCGCGCGGGATTGATCTCCGAGCAGCTTCATGTGATCCAGATGGACCACGCCAGCGTGAGCGGCATCATGGGCAAAGGCGGCACCATTCTCGGCTCGGCACGCTGCCTGGAGTTTCACGAGAAGGAAGTGCGCACGAAGGTCATTCAACTGCTCAAAGACCTCAACGTGCGCGCGCTCGTCGTCGTCGGGGGTGACGGCTCACTCACGGGCGCCAGACTGCTCGCCCAAGAGAGCGACCTTCGCGTCATCGGCATTCCGGCCACGATTGATAACGACCTGCAATTCACCGACATGGCGCTCGGTGTCGATACGGCGGTGAACACGCTCGTTTGGGCCGTGGATCACTTCATCGACACCGCACGTAGCCACCGCCGCGTCATGGTGCTGGAAACGATGGGCCGTGCGAGCGGCGACCTCGCGCGCATGGCCGGTCTGGCCTCCGGGGCGGAGATGATCATCACACCGGAAGGCGGTGCGCTGAACGATGAAGCGATGAAGAAACTCGCCGCCAAAATCGAAGGGGCGATGACCCGCGGCCGCGGCCACGCCATCGTGCTGGTGGCCGAAGGCGTGGAATTTGATCCGCCGCAGAAGCGCAACCGCGCCTACGTGCTGATGGACGCATTCCAGGAATACTTCCAGCGCAGCGGCGCACCGTTTCCGGATCTCGAAGTGCGCCCCTCGGTGCTCGGCCACTTGCAGCGCGGCGGCCACACCACGCCACAGGACTGCATTCTCGCCGCGCGCTTCGCGGATTGCGCCTGGAAGTCGATTCAAACAGCCAACGCTGGCAGCGGCATCACCGCCCTGCGCAAAAACGTCATCGAGATCGTCCCCTACGGCGAACCCGACATGCCCGAACGTGCAGCGTTCTCACGCGAGATGGAGCAGCTCCATGATGATTTGAGTTCGTGGTAA
- a CDS encoding DMT family transporter, giving the protein MSPAFATTLFPLIAALLYAFGALVLKRSSDLGVGLWRTTFVANIIVAALFSLLWLLGGPPVEKELLWQPGVIALCLFVGQLSQFLALEKGDVSVAVPVFGLKVILVAFLTPILIGEAVSLKLWIAAFLSVLGITFLNRKDADQPPRHLLITFIAGGTGAMAFAVFDVLVQKWGPSWGAGRLLPCIFWINSLLSFGLIFRFSAPLSAIPRQAWRWLGGGSLLLGTQSIIFVSTLAVFGKATSANIVYASRGLLSVALVWMVGHWFVNAEQHLGPKVMRWRLAGALLMMSAIVLVVV; this is encoded by the coding sequence GTGTCCCCCGCTTTCGCCACCACGCTGTTTCCGCTCATTGCCGCCTTGTTGTATGCGTTCGGGGCGCTTGTGCTAAAGCGCTCCAGCGATCTCGGCGTGGGCCTCTGGCGTACGACTTTCGTGGCGAACATCATCGTCGCAGCGCTGTTTTCGCTGCTCTGGCTGCTCGGCGGCCCGCCGGTGGAAAAAGAGCTGCTCTGGCAGCCCGGCGTGATCGCCCTGTGCCTCTTTGTCGGCCAGCTCTCGCAGTTTCTCGCGCTGGAGAAAGGCGATGTGTCCGTGGCGGTGCCCGTGTTTGGCTTGAAGGTCATCCTCGTCGCCTTTCTCACGCCGATCCTGATTGGCGAGGCCGTGAGCCTGAAACTGTGGATCGCCGCCTTCCTCAGCGTGCTGGGCATCACGTTTCTCAATCGCAAAGACGCCGACCAGCCGCCGCGCCATCTGCTGATCACCTTCATCGCCGGCGGCACCGGCGCGATGGCGTTCGCAGTGTTTGATGTGCTCGTGCAAAAATGGGGACCAAGCTGGGGCGCTGGCCGCCTGCTGCCATGCATCTTCTGGATCAACTCTCTCTTGTCCTTCGGCCTCATCTTCCGGTTCTCCGCGCCGCTGAGCGCCATTCCGCGTCAGGCCTGGCGCTGGCTCGGCGGCGGTTCGCTGCTGCTCGGCACGCAGAGCATCATCTTCGTCAGTACTCTCGCCGTCTTTGGCAAGGCCACCTCCGCCAACATCGTCTATGCCTCGCGCGGACTCCTCAGCGTCGCGCTGGTGTGGATGGTCGGCCACTGGTTCGTCAACGCCGAGCAGCACCTCGGCCCCAAGGTCATGCGCTGGCGTCTGGCCGGCGCGTTGCTGATGATGAGCGCGATCGTGCTGGTAGTCGTGTGA
- a CDS encoding CehA/McbA family metallohydrolase, whose protein sequence is MKTSLWIGGFVLGAVLAHAAEVEPQPFLAATQRLIDATNFLGSPFSADEITTLKACIQTGDAAKAQAVLDAHALFQVTISPEQRVKVAAGAAKPVLDEAGWRQYLVRVDNEAGVTAKLAGSSPQAKEEYVKGSPPVVPNSKPRDPGEPALSTRWLDMQMFEAPPMKTNLSGLGVEYRIIQLYSRDAGKRDATFSFDTGQGTQDLGFRNEVSLLFDCKPARELKLSILDEDGKPCFAELLIKDAAGRVYPSQIKRVAPDFFFHPQVYRGDGEVLKLPDGDYDITFRRGPESLAESRQVKVSGENVALKFQVKRWVDPSKLGWWSGDHHIHAAGCAHYSQPTMGVHAPDMARHCMGEDLKVGANLTWGPCFDYQKQFFTGAEDKESRFPFLLRYDVEVSGFGSHKSGHLCLLKLKEQMYPGGDSTAHWPTLCLNTLKWGKKQGALVGPAHSGWGLQPVAPEELRAGSSKNAKDLKIATDALPNYIVPPFNGIGACEYIADVTHMVPGPNGKLVPAVDFLSMVDTPHTWELNIWYHTLNAGFRTRVSGETDFPCIYGERVGLGRAYVKLDDKLTYDAWCEGIRSGRAYVSDGKSHLMEFKANDLELGVNGSELKLAKPTTIKLTAKVAARLDEQPIPGIQGLAPDKKPFWDIERARIGTKREVPVEVIVNGESVAQQIIVADGTTRDLTFDVPVTKSCWVALRIRASSHTNPIFVIVADKPIREKRSLEWCLKGVEQCWSQKEALIDPKEHDDAVAAYEHARKVYRERLAE, encoded by the coding sequence ATGAAGACGTCACTTTGGATTGGTGGATTCGTGCTGGGCGCTGTTCTGGCTCACGCGGCGGAAGTTGAACCTCAGCCCTTTCTTGCGGCGACGCAGCGCTTGATCGATGCGACGAACTTTCTCGGTTCGCCGTTCAGTGCCGATGAGATCACCACGTTGAAGGCCTGCATTCAGACCGGCGATGCCGCCAAGGCGCAAGCCGTGCTGGATGCTCATGCGCTGTTTCAGGTCACCATCAGTCCCGAACAGCGCGTGAAAGTCGCGGCGGGCGCGGCGAAGCCGGTGCTCGATGAAGCTGGCTGGCGACAGTATCTGGTGCGGGTCGATAACGAAGCGGGCGTGACCGCGAAGCTCGCGGGGAGCAGTCCGCAGGCGAAGGAAGAGTATGTGAAAGGCTCACCGCCCGTGGTGCCGAACTCGAAGCCGCGTGATCCCGGCGAACCGGCGCTCTCCACGCGCTGGCTGGACATGCAGATGTTTGAAGCACCGCCGATGAAGACGAATTTGAGCGGTCTCGGCGTCGAGTATCGCATCATCCAGCTCTACAGCCGCGATGCCGGGAAGCGTGATGCCACGTTCAGCTTCGACACGGGCCAAGGCACGCAGGATCTTGGCTTCCGTAATGAAGTGAGCCTGCTCTTCGACTGCAAACCGGCACGCGAGTTGAAACTGAGCATCCTGGATGAAGATGGGAAGCCCTGCTTTGCCGAACTGCTCATCAAAGATGCCGCAGGGCGTGTGTATCCCTCGCAGATCAAGCGTGTGGCACCGGATTTCTTCTTCCACCCGCAGGTGTATCGCGGCGATGGCGAGGTCTTGAAGCTGCCGGATGGCGACTACGACATCACCTTCCGTCGCGGGCCAGAATCACTCGCTGAATCGCGGCAGGTGAAGGTGTCAGGCGAAAACGTGGCGCTGAAGTTCCAGGTGAAGCGCTGGGTCGATCCGTCCAAGCTCGGCTGGTGGAGTGGCGATCATCACATCCACGCCGCAGGCTGCGCGCATTACTCGCAACCGACGATGGGCGTTCATGCGCCCGACATGGCGCGACATTGCATGGGCGAGGACTTGAAAGTCGGCGCGAACCTCACCTGGGGGCCGTGCTTCGATTATCAGAAGCAGTTCTTCACCGGCGCGGAAGACAAGGAGTCACGCTTCCCCTTCCTGCTGCGTTACGATGTCGAGGTCAGCGGTTTCGGTTCGCACAAGAGCGGTCATCTTTGCCTGCTGAAGCTCAAGGAGCAGATGTATCCCGGCGGAGACAGCACCGCGCACTGGCCCACGCTTTGTCTCAACACCTTAAAGTGGGGAAAGAAGCAGGGAGCGCTCGTCGGCCCCGCGCACAGCGGCTGGGGCCTGCAACCGGTTGCGCCGGAAGAATTGCGCGCGGGTTCCAGCAAGAACGCCAAGGATTTGAAGATCGCCACGGACGCGCTGCCGAACTACATCGTGCCGCCTTTCAACGGCATCGGCGCGTGCGAATACATCGCCGATGTCACGCACATGGTCCCCGGCCCGAATGGCAAGCTGGTGCCTGCCGTCGATTTCCTCTCGATGGTCGATACGCCGCACACCTGGGAGCTGAACATCTGGTATCACACGCTCAACGCCGGCTTCCGCACCCGCGTCAGTGGCGAGACCGACTTCCCCTGCATCTACGGCGAACGCGTCGGCCTCGGTCGCGCCTATGTGAAGCTCGACGACAAGCTCACCTACGACGCGTGGTGCGAAGGCATCCGCTCCGGTCGCGCGTACGTCAGTGATGGCAAGAGCCACCTCATGGAGTTCAAGGCCAACGACCTCGAACTCGGCGTCAACGGCAGTGAATTGAAGCTCGCCAAGCCCACCACGATCAAACTCACCGCCAAAGTCGCCGCACGACTCGATGAGCAGCCAATCCCCGGCATCCAGGGCCTCGCCCCCGACAAAAAACCCTTCTGGGACATTGAGCGCGCGCGCATCGGCACCAAGCGCGAAGTTCCCGTCGAAGTCATCGTCAATGGCGAGTCCGTCGCGCAGCAAATCATCGTCGCCGACGGCACCACACGCGACCTGACCTTCGACGTGCCCGTGACCAAGAGCTGCTGGGTAGCCCTCCGCATCCGTGCCAGCTCCCACACCAACCCGATCTTCGTCATCGTCGCCGACAAACCCATCCGCGAAAAACGCAGCCTCGAATGGTGCCTCAAGGGTGTCGAGCAATGCTGGTCCCAGAAAGAAGCGCTTATTGATCCCAAGGAACATGATGATGCCGTGGCGGCGTATGAGCACGCGCGGAAGGTGTATCGGGAGAGGCTGGCGGAGTGA
- a CDS encoding exodeoxyribonuclease III, translated as MKLTSWNVNGIRASLNKGLREYLETGDADVICLQETKAQMEQVDLGWFNGYSAVWNSAVKKGYSGTLILSRVPFKTSALGFGIDEHDREGRLITVEFPDFHLVNVYTPNSQAELARLSYRLQWDDAYRAHLKQLEKTKPVIACGDLNCAHQEIDLANPKSNRMNPGFSDAERASFTKHLDAGFLDVFRQFDPSPHRYTWWTQRTPDARAKNIGWRLDYWLASEKLKPALKSCTIRDDVHGSDHCPVELVVG; from the coding sequence ATGAAACTCACCTCCTGGAACGTCAATGGCATCCGTGCTTCACTCAACAAAGGCCTCCGCGAATATCTCGAAACCGGCGACGCCGATGTCATCTGCCTGCAAGAAACGAAAGCGCAGATGGAGCAGGTCGATCTCGGCTGGTTCAACGGCTATAGCGCCGTCTGGAACAGCGCCGTGAAGAAAGGCTACTCCGGCACGCTGATCCTCAGCCGCGTGCCTTTCAAGACCTCTGCTCTCGGTTTCGGCATCGACGAGCACGACCGTGAAGGCCGCCTCATCACCGTGGAGTTCCCCGACTTTCATCTCGTCAATGTGTACACGCCCAATTCCCAGGCGGAGCTCGCCCGCCTCAGCTACCGCCTCCAGTGGGACGACGCCTACCGTGCGCATTTGAAGCAGCTCGAAAAAACCAAGCCCGTCATTGCCTGCGGCGATCTCAACTGCGCGCATCAGGAGATCGATCTCGCGAATCCAAAATCGAATCGCATGAACCCCGGTTTCAGCGATGCGGAACGCGCCAGCTTCACCAAGCATCTCGACGCCGGCTTCCTCGATGTCTTCCGCCAATTCGATCCCAGCCCGCACCGCTACACCTGGTGGACCCAGCGCACGCCGGACGCGCGGGCCAAGAACATCGGCTGGCGTTTGGATTACTGGCTCGCGTCGGAGAAGCTGAAGCCTGCGCTCAAGTCATGCACGATCCGTGACGATGTGCATGGCAGCGATCATTGTCCGGTGGAGTTGGTGGTGGGGTGA
- a CDS encoding class I SAM-dependent methyltransferase, translated as MNFDPLAQHYRWMEALFAGERLQRCRTAFLEAIPAPTNVLVYGEGNGRFLVELCRRFPTAGVTVVDASPVMIKLARERLRREGLKNVPVEFIHADALTWEPPVSSFDLIVTCFFLDCFREDQLQQLMPTIARAATPKARWLIADFKLAESGLRRLRSRLIVALLYAFFRCVTRLPASSLIAPEPWLMASGFTLMRHEEHDHGMLYSDWWER; from the coding sequence ATGAACTTTGACCCGCTGGCACAGCATTATCGCTGGATGGAGGCGTTGTTTGCGGGGGAACGGCTGCAACGCTGCCGTACAGCGTTTTTGGAGGCGATTCCAGCTCCGACAAACGTGCTGGTGTATGGCGAGGGGAACGGACGTTTTCTCGTGGAGCTGTGCCGGCGTTTTCCGACGGCAGGGGTGACGGTGGTGGATGCCAGCCCGGTGATGATCAAGCTCGCGCGTGAACGGTTGCGGCGTGAGGGATTGAAGAACGTACCGGTGGAGTTCATTCACGCGGATGCGCTGACCTGGGAGCCGCCTGTATCATCGTTTGATCTCATCGTGACCTGTTTCTTCCTCGACTGCTTTCGCGAGGATCAGTTGCAGCAGTTGATGCCCACCATCGCTCGTGCGGCCACGCCGAAGGCACGGTGGTTGATCGCGGATTTCAAACTGGCAGAGTCTGGCCTGCGACGGCTGCGCAGCCGACTGATCGTGGCGTTGCTGTATGCGTTCTTCCGCTGTGTGACGCGCCTTCCCGCGAGTTCACTCATCGCACCAGAGCCTTGGCTGATGGCGTCCGGTTTCACCTTGATGCGGCATGAAGAACATGATCACGGCATGCTTTACAGCGACTGGTGGGAACGCTGA
- a CDS encoding YdeI/OmpD-associated family protein: MDCSRTPTRDPEIWLDLAPEFSQAMARQVRAWIQRWEPDLTESIKWHMLCFSGRKLVCGLSACQKHLGITFFRGTELREITNLFEGGEANTSIQSIRVTKPEKLNAQAFRRLLHAAVALDADASAKPPPPKQREEWPMPPALAKALKKNPAAAAGFNSLRPTYQREYKVWISTAKQEETIQRRLNETLRALAAGKKWMQRKDA; encoded by the coding sequence ATGGACTGCTCGCGCACGCCCACCCGCGATCCTGAGATCTGGCTCGACCTCGCGCCGGAGTTTTCGCAGGCCATGGCGCGGCAGGTGCGCGCCTGGATTCAACGCTGGGAGCCGGACCTCACCGAGTCGATCAAGTGGCACATGCTGTGTTTCAGCGGCCGGAAGCTCGTCTGCGGCCTCAGCGCGTGCCAGAAACACCTCGGCATCACGTTCTTTCGCGGCACGGAGCTGCGTGAGATCACCAACCTCTTCGAAGGCGGCGAAGCCAACACCAGCATCCAGTCCATCCGTGTCACCAAACCGGAGAAGCTCAATGCGCAGGCCTTCCGGCGTCTGCTGCATGCCGCCGTGGCCTTGGACGCCGATGCATCCGCCAAACCGCCGCCACCCAAGCAGCGCGAAGAATGGCCGATGCCGCCTGCGCTTGCGAAGGCATTGAAGAAAAACCCGGCTGCTGCGGCTGGTTTCAATTCACTTCGACCCACGTATCAGCGCGAGTACAAAGTCTGGATCAGCACCGCGAAGCAGGAGGAGACGATTCAGCGCCGCTTGAATGAAACGCTCCGTGCCCTTGCCGCTGGGAAGAAGTGGATGCAGCGGAAAGACGCCTGA
- a CDS encoding FAD-dependent oxidoreductase — protein MKLVILVLTTSLLGISLQAAESTTLETDLLIVGGNESGCAAAVQAARLGVKKIVLVNDIDWLGGQFSAEGVGCPDEWTTVNGRRVNFPRSGIYSEVINRVRAHNSQTYGLPTPGNAYCGTETIEPAAAAKIFEELVKPYVDAGVLRIERGWQAAEVRVEQNRVTEVGFVRSSGFSPSKSPLTVRAKFTLDSSDWGDVIRLSGAKYGAGADLKSRFGEVSAPATYDDADPQEMNPLSWCVVLREAGKNSTIPRPAIYDPRSFAQLDKTPPWVDSDMSAGTYSQSGWSVYTHRRLVDRWHNDLAAGTEATFLNWPVQDYPLCQLPQRVVDALEKTAPGASKKNIVHLTPAQRQIIFDDAKQHALSMLYHLQTAVHDRVGDFPQTFRYMKLTTEFGTPDLLPPKPYVREGLRLEALYMLREQDIRAETREPKWAKVLVPDGVFGFQFNIDFHPTRRRFIGEDRNGPWLYVQTPSRGWHTDTDRAMFPLRGLVPVQINGLLGCSKNIGVSSVVQSALRLHGQMMHVGQASATLAWICLRDGLQPRTAAASQKHWREIQLRLVRGNGGPGVLLWPWQDLPTDALHFEAANMLAVRGIWPADADSVSFGADQIMTRRELVRVLARLVRAQANTPQWPMPGVPRFTDVGQDDTDRTAIESLCSWGIVTTDKTFNPDHKADWGTLYRWSLALKLPADRGLLAKEVAQRPLTRADAAIQLWKVLRTRGEWLNEDDSWLQPDNDHDEDERKDFDDPLPFDSNNNNVPDRLEYLP, from the coding sequence ATGAAGCTTGTCATACTTGTTCTCACCACCAGCCTCCTTGGAATTTCGCTTCAAGCCGCTGAATCAACCACACTCGAAACCGACCTCCTCATCGTCGGCGGCAATGAATCCGGCTGCGCTGCCGCTGTTCAAGCCGCGCGACTTGGCGTGAAGAAGATCGTGCTGGTGAACGACATCGACTGGCTCGGCGGTCAGTTCAGTGCCGAGGGAGTCGGCTGTCCCGATGAATGGACCACGGTGAACGGTCGCCGCGTGAATTTTCCGCGCAGCGGCATCTACAGCGAGGTGATCAACCGCGTTCGTGCGCACAACTCACAGACCTACGGCCTTCCCACGCCCGGCAATGCCTACTGCGGTACCGAAACCATCGAACCGGCGGCGGCGGCGAAGATTTTCGAGGAACTCGTGAAGCCTTACGTCGATGCTGGTGTGCTGCGCATCGAACGCGGCTGGCAGGCCGCCGAAGTGCGGGTTGAACAGAATCGCGTGACCGAAGTCGGCTTTGTTCGTAGTTCGGGCTTTAGTCCGTCCAAATCACCGCTGACCGTCCGCGCCAAGTTCACGCTCGATTCCTCCGACTGGGGCGATGTGATCCGCCTCAGTGGCGCCAAATACGGAGCGGGTGCGGATTTGAAATCCCGCTTCGGCGAAGTCAGCGCTCCCGCAACCTACGACGATGCCGACCCGCAGGAGATGAACCCGCTCTCCTGGTGCGTGGTGCTGCGCGAAGCTGGCAAGAACAGCACCATTCCAAGACCTGCGATCTACGATCCGCGTTCCTTTGCCCAGCTCGACAAAACACCGCCGTGGGTGGACAGCGACATGAGCGCGGGCACATACAGTCAGTCCGGCTGGAGCGTTTACACGCATCGTCGTCTCGTGGATCGCTGGCACAATGATCTGGCCGCTGGTACCGAAGCGACGTTCCTGAACTGGCCGGTGCAGGATTATCCGCTTTGCCAGTTGCCGCAGCGCGTCGTGGATGCCCTCGAAAAAACCGCGCCGGGTGCGTCGAAGAAGAACATCGTCCATCTCACGCCGGCACAGCGGCAGATCATCTTCGACGACGCGAAGCAGCACGCGCTCAGCATGCTGTATCATCTGCAAACCGCCGTGCATGACCGTGTGGGTGATTTTCCACAGACGTTCCGCTACATGAAGCTCACCACGGAGTTCGGCACGCCCGATCTGCTGCCGCCGAAGCCGTATGTGCGCGAAGGCTTGCGTCTCGAGGCGCTCTACATGCTGCGCGAGCAGGACATCCGCGCTGAAACCCGCGAACCGAAGTGGGCGAAGGTGCTGGTGCCGGATGGCGTGTTCGGTTTTCAGTTCAACATCGACTTCCATCCCACTCGCCGCCGCTTCATCGGCGAGGATCGCAACGGCCCCTGGCTGTATGTGCAGACACCTTCACGCGGCTGGCACACCGACACCGACCGCGCGATGTTTCCACTGCGCGGTCTTGTTCCTGTGCAAATCAACGGCTTGCTCGGCTGCTCGAAAAACATCGGCGTCAGCAGCGTGGTGCAGAGCGCGTTGCGGCTACACGGCCAGATGATGCATGTCGGCCAGGCCAGCGCGACACTCGCCTGGATATGCTTGCGTGACGGTCTGCAACCACGAACAGCAGCCGCTTCGCAGAAGCACTGGCGTGAGATCCAGCTTCGTCTGGTGCGCGGCAATGGTGGTCCTGGCGTGTTGTTGTGGCCATGGCAGGATCTTCCCACCGATGCGCTGCACTTTGAAGCCGCGAACATGCTCGCCGTGCGTGGCATCTGGCCGGCGGATGCGGACAGCGTCTCGTTTGGCGCGGATCAAATCATGACTCGCCGCGAACTCGTTCGCGTGCTTGCCCGCCTGGTGCGTGCCCAGGCCAACACGCCGCAATGGCCGATGCCCGGAGTTCCACGCTTCACGGATGTCGGCCAGGACGACACTGATCGCACCGCCATCGAATCGCTTTGCTCCTGGGGCATCGTGACGACGGACAAAACCTTCAATCCCGACCACAAGGCGGACTGGGGCACGCTCTATCGCTGGTCGCTTGCCTTGAAGCTGCCTGCGGATCGCGGTCTCCTCGCCAAAGAGGTGGCGCAACGTCCGCTCACGCGTGCGGATGCGGCGATTCAGCTCTGGAAAGTGCTGCGCACACGCGGCGAGTGGTTGAACGAAGATGATTCCTGGCTCCAGCCTGACAACGATCACGATGAGGATGAGCGCAAGGATTTCGACGACCCGCTGCCCTTTGACAGCAACAACAACAACGTGCCAGATCGCCTCGAGTACCTGCCGTGA
- a CDS encoding polysaccharide biosynthesis/export family protein produces MEALDNAWQLKPENTISIRILEDKRDALQQRVAITGEIHVPYLGLIKAEGLTCRELALKIKAGLEKEFFKIATVLVTKDEDVIPKVVKCFLQPPTVVLFGKAKRTGIYDLPTDRDQTVSGLLEKAGGHTSEETAPKIRVVRKTPLGNKTILVNSKAVLIQKRPEFDLFLREGDVMFVE; encoded by the coding sequence ATGGAGGCGCTCGACAATGCCTGGCAACTGAAGCCAGAGAACACGATCAGCATTCGGATTCTGGAAGACAAGCGCGATGCGCTTCAGCAACGGGTAGCGATCACGGGTGAGATTCATGTTCCCTATCTTGGACTGATCAAAGCCGAGGGGTTGACCTGTCGTGAGCTGGCCCTAAAAATCAAAGCCGGGCTTGAGAAGGAGTTCTTCAAGATTGCCACCGTGCTGGTCACAAAGGATGAGGATGTCATTCCAAAAGTTGTGAAGTGTTTCCTTCAACCCCCAACCGTTGTGCTCTTTGGGAAGGCAAAGCGGACCGGGATATATGACCTCCCAACCGACAGAGACCAGACAGTGAGCGGCCTCCTTGAGAAAGCTGGTGGACATACTTCCGAAGAAACAGCGCCAAAGATCCGGGTTGTCCGCAAGACTCCTTTGGGCAACAAAACAATTCTTGTTAACTCCAAAGCTGTGCTGATACAGAAACGCCCTGAGTTTGATTTGTTCCTGCGAGAAGGTGACGTGATGTTCGTCGAATAA
- the tyrS gene encoding tyrosine--tRNA ligase gives MPTTDLIADLEWRGLLKQCSDLEALKAALKTQQTFYCGFDPTADSLHIGNLLPLMALRRVQEHGHKAIAIVGGGTGLIGDPSGKANERTLNTPETVAAFVKRIEVQIRSILIPDKTIIEDNASWICKLSAVELLRDVGKHFTIAWMLAKESVAARLESGISFTEFTYMILQSYDFVVLNERHGCTVQIGGSDQWGNMTAGIDLVRKLRGQQTFVVTFPLITTSSGKKFGKSEAGAIWMDPAKTSPYAFYQFWVNSEDPDVPRFLRQFTLLTHEEIEAIEAEHNANPGQRSGHKRLAAEVTRMVHGEAELQKVILASQALFGGADLATADVGTLIEATASAPSTEVDLANIPQVADLLVTLGLATSKGDAGRLMKGGGFYINNQQVDAGSVPTLSADHFLGGRLCILRKGKKSYATVRVAGV, from the coding sequence ATGCCCACGACCGACCTGATCGCCGATCTCGAATGGCGCGGCCTGCTCAAGCAGTGCAGCGACCTCGAAGCCCTCAAAGCAGCCCTCAAGACGCAGCAGACCTTCTATTGCGGCTTTGACCCCACCGCCGACAGCCTGCACATCGGCAACCTCCTGCCGCTCATGGCCCTGCGCCGCGTGCAGGAGCATGGGCACAAGGCCATCGCCATCGTCGGCGGCGGCACCGGTTTGATCGGCGATCCCAGCGGCAAGGCGAACGAGCGCACGCTCAACACGCCCGAGACCGTCGCCGCCTTTGTGAAGCGCATCGAGGTGCAAATCAGGAGCATCCTTATTCCCGACAAGACCATCATCGAAGACAACGCCTCGTGGATTTGCAAACTGAGCGCCGTCGAGCTGCTGCGCGATGTGGGCAAGCATTTCACCATCGCGTGGATGCTCGCGAAGGAATCCGTCGCTGCGCGTCTCGAGTCCGGCATCTCGTTCACCGAGTTCACCTACATGATTTTGCAGTCGTATGACTTCGTCGTGCTCAACGAGCGCCACGGCTGCACGGTGCAAATCGGCGGCAGCGACCAGTGGGGGAACATGACCGCCGGCATCGACCTCGTGCGCAAACTGCGCGGCCAGCAGACCTTCGTCGTCACCTTCCCGCTCATCACCACGAGTTCCGGCAAGAAATTCGGCAAGTCCGAGGCCGGCGCCATCTGGATGGACCCCGCGAAGACCAGTCCGTATGCCTTCTACCAGTTCTGGGTGAACTCCGAAGACCCCGACGTGCCGCGCTTCCTGCGCCAGTTCACGCTGCTCACGCATGAAGAGATCGAGGCCATCGAGGCCGAGCACAACGCCAACCCTGGACAGCGCAGCGGTCACAAACGTCTCGCCGCCGAAGTCACGCGCATGGTGCATGGCGAAGCCGAGCTGCAAAAAGTCATCCTCGCCTCCCAGGCGCTCTTTGGCGGCGCTGATCTCGCGACCGCCGATGTCGGCACGCTCATCGAAGCCACCGCATCTGCACCGAGCACTGAGGTTGATCTCGCGAACATCCCGCAGGTGGCCGATCTGCTCGTCACCCTCGGCCTCGCCACCTCCAAAGGCGATGCAGGCCGCTTGATGAAAGGCGGCGGCTTCTACATCAACAACCAGCAGGTGGATGCTGGCTCCGTGCCGACGCTGAGCGCCGATCATTTCCTCGGCGGCAGACTCTGCATCCTGCGCAAAGGCAAGAAGAGCTATGCGACGGTGCGGGTGGCTGGGGTTTGA